TGTGCATCTGGGTGTCGCCTCGGCGGAATCCGAACGGCGGCTCCTCCGGCACTTGCGCGCCCTTCCGGGACAGGCGCGGTCGCTCATCATCATGGGCGACCTGTTCGACTTCTGGTTTGCCTGGCGGCACGTCATGCCGCGGACAGGATTCCGTGTGCTGGCGGCGTTGGCGGATCTGGCGGACCAGGAGATCCCGGTCCTCTGGATCGGCGGCAACCACGATTGCTGGGGCGGCGAGGCGCTCCAGGCCGAAACCGGGGCCCAGTACACGCTGGAACCGTGGCGCGGCCTGATCGGGCCGTGGGATGCGCTCCTGGCGCATGGCGATGGGTTGCGCGAGGTCGAAGACGCACCGTATCGCCGCCTGCGCCGTGTGCTTCGGCACCCGTGGTCGATTGCCGCGTACTCGTGGCTGCATCCGGATTTTGCGTCGCGGCTTGCACACGCCAGTTCGAAGACCAGTCGGAAGGGGCGCGCCCGCGATGGAGGCGCCGGGTTACAGGCGGTCGGCACCGCGGCTCTCGCGTCAACCGACGGTCCTCGCCTCACCGTGCACGGACATTCGCACGTGCCCACGTTGGTGAGGGCCAGCCACGGCATATATGCCAACGCCGGGGCGTGGTACCTCGACCACCAGTACCTGCGACTGGAGGATGACCGTGCTGCCCGCATGCAAGCGCACGACGACGGCACCGTCTCGTTGATCGAACAGTTAGGGCGCCCGCACTGAGGTGCGGGGATGTGCGCTCCGTTCAGAAGCGCAACGTGGCGACGAAGAGCGGTCCGTTGGCGGTGGGCGCAGCCGAGAGCCGGATTGGCAGATCCCAGAGTTGCGCAGACACGAAGGCGTCGGCACCGGCGAAGAGGTGGTTGAAGGCCACGACGGCCAGCCAATCCTCCACGTGCAGGCGCCGCGTCCGAATGAGGTCGTCGTCGTAGCGGCTGCTGAGGATGCCGCTGCGTTGCACGGTGCCGGTACCCGAGACCGTGAACTCCAGCGGCAACGAATCGGCGAGAAAGCGCCGCGCCTCCCGGAGGTCGGCCGAGCTGCGCCGCACCATGACGAGTGCGGCCAGTTCCACGGCGGCGAAGAGCGCGCCTGACGAGCCGCGGTCGAGGCGGGACTGCCCGAGCCCGGGGAGGATGGCGGAATACACGAATGCCCGCCGCGGTGTCAGCGGCGGCGTGAACTGCCCACGCGGCCGTACTACAGGAGCGGGAGCGGCCGCGTTCGGCGCGCGCACGGCCGGCGCCGCGGCAGCGCGGGCGGAATCGGCCGCGGTGCGCACGCTGTCGCGAGCCTGCGCGCCACCGCGCCCGGGGCTGACCGCAAGCAGGAGCAGCAGTCCTGCAATGCACGCGCGGTGGCGGTGCCTGGGCGTGAGGGGGCGGTCGGCCATGGGGCGTGGTACTCCTCAGCGCGTCGGAAGAGCCGCCACGAGTTCCACCTCGACGCTCACGTTGCGCGGCAGTCCGGCCACGGCCACAGTCGACCGCGCGGGCCGCGCCTCGCCAAGGACGCGCGCATACACCGCGTTGAAGGCGGCGAAGTCATCCATCGTACGCAGGAAGCAGGTGGTCTTCACCACCTCTGCCCAGGTGACCCCGGCAGCGGCGAGCACCGCCGACAGATTGGCAAGCACCTGCTCTGTCTGGGCAGCCACGTCCCCGTCCACGATTTCCATGCTCACGGGGTGCAGAGGGATCTGCCCGGCCGTGAAGAGGAAGCCATTGGCCTTGACGGCCTGAGCGTACGGGCCGATTGCCTTGGGGGCATCATCGGTGTGCAGGATTTCGAGGCTCATGACGTGTGCGTGGAGTGAGTGAAAGAGGTCGGCGGTGGTCACTCGGTGGGTAACCGAAAGAACCGCTGGGTATTGCGCAGGGTGAGTGCCGCCAGTGCTTCGGCTGTGCTACCGCGCGCCGCGGCGAGTCGCCGGATGGTATGTGGCACCCACGCCGGTTCGTTGCGCTTGCCACGGTTGGGGATGGGCGCGAGATACGGGGCATCGGACTCCACGAGCAGCCTGTCGTCGGGCACCAATGCCAGCAGCGACTCGTCGTGCCAGTTCCGGAACGTGACGATACCACTGAACGAGACGAACCAGCCCGCGTCGAGGCCGGCCAGGGCCAGCGACGCACTTCCGGTGAAACAGTGCAGCACGCCGCGCACCCCGGCAGAGGCCGCCGCCCGCAACATGTCTCGCGTGTCGTCTTCCGCCTCTCGAGTATGCAGCACGATGGGGCGATCGAGTTCCGCCGCCAGCGCGAGTTGCGCGTCCAGCGTGCGGCGCTGTACCTCACGCGGAGCGTGATCGTAGTGGTAGTCGAGTCCACACTCGCCTACGGCCACGGCACCAAGCCGTACCGCGTCACGAATGGCCTCCGGATGCACCGCAGGGTCCCACTGGGCGGCATCATGCGGATGCAGCCCGCAGGTGTGATGCACGAGCCCGGGGAATCGCGCGGCGATCGCTCGTGCCCGCTCGGCGGCCTCCGGCGATTCGCCGATACAGACGAGGGCCCGCGCACCTGCTGCGCGGGCCCGGTCGATGACGGCGTCCACCTCATCGGTGAACGCCGTGCTGGCGAGGTGCACGTGGCTGTCAGCGTACGACGCCACGGGCATGATCGCCGGGGTTTCGCTCACTCGTTCAACGCGCGGCGAGACGCTCCGTACCACGCGCGCCCTTGGTGCTGGGCGGCGCCGCATCCTTGCCGGCCTTGGCCGCCATGGCGGTCGCACTGTCGTCGTTGCGCGGATACTTGGACTCGATCCAGAGCAGGATCGGGCCGGCGACGTAAATCGACGAGAACGTGGCGATGAAGACGCCGAACGCCATGACCCACGCGAACGGACGAATGACCTCACCGGCAAGCAGGAGCAACGCCAACGTCGCGAGGAGCGTGGTGGCGTGTGTCATGATGGAGCGCGGCAGCGTCTCGTTGATCGATTTGTCGAGCAGTGCCGCCAGCGTCATGCCCTTGTGCGGCTTGCGCAGGTTTTCGCGCACGCGATCGAAGATGATGATCGTGTCGTTGGCCGAGTAGCCGAGGAGCGTGAGGATGGCCGCGACCACCGTGAGCGACACTTCGAGGTTCGTGAGCTTGATGAACGCGAACGTGACAAGAATGTCGTGGCTCGTGGCCAGCACGGCAGCAATGCCGAACCGCCAATCGAAGCGGATGGCCAGATAGACGAGCGTGAACAGCGACGCGATGAGCATGGCGGTCGCGGCGCCGGAGCGCAGTTCACTACCCACCTTGGGGCCCACCGCTTCGGTGCGCACGATGTTCACGTTGCCGGCACCGAACTGCTGGTCGAGCGCCGTCTGGATCTGCTTGGAGATGCCCTCAGCGCCAGCGGCCTGCGCTTCGACCTGCTTTTCGTCACGGGCACGGATGGTGTACTCGAGCGGACCGCCGTACTGCTGGATTTCGGCCCCCGCGATGCCGGCCTTGTCGAGCGTCCCGCGCACCACGGCCACATCGGGTGCCTGCTTGAACTGCACCTGCATGAGGGTGCCACCCGTGAACTCGATACTGTAGTTCACGCCACCGGTGATGCCGAACGTCACGAGCCCCGCGGCGATGAACGCCACCGTGAGACCGGCCGCCAGCTTCCAGTGCTTGATGAATTCGTACTTGGTGTTGTGGAAGATACGCAGCATGACGGCCTCAGATGCTCAGCGTCTGGGTGCCGCGCGAGCGGTTCAACCAGATCAGGAAGAAGGTCTTGCTCACGAAGATCGCCGTGAACAGCGAGGCCACGAGGCCGGCCACGAGCGTGACGGCGAAGCCGCGAACGGGGCCCGTACCGTACTGGTACAGCACCATGCCCGAGAGGATGGTGGCGGCCGAGGTATCGACGATGGCGCTGAGGGCGTGGCGGAAGCCCTCGTCGATCGCGAGACGCACCGACTTGCCCTGATCGAGCTCTTCGCGAATACGCTCGAAGATGAGCACGTTCGCGTCGACGGCGATGCCGATGGAGAGCACAAAGCCGGCGAGACCGGGGAGCGTGAGCACGGCGTTGAAGCCGGCGAGCATGGCCATGGTGTACACCATGTACAGCATCAGCGCGGCGACGGCGAGCGCCCCGGACAGCTTGTAGTACACGACCATGATGGCGAGCACGAGCCCGAAGGCCGCAATCAGCGCGAAGATACCCTTGTTGACGGAGTCGTTGCCGAGGCTGGCGCCGATCTGGCGCACCTCGGCCACCTTGAGCGGCACGGGCAGCGCGCCCGCGCGCAGCACGAGGGCCAGGTCCTGGGCCGCCTGCAGCGTGCCACCACCCAGCGTGATCTGGCCGTTGCGGCCAATGGCGCTCTGCAACGTGGGCGCCGTGATGACCTTCTGGTCCAGCACGATGGCCATGTTGTCACGAATGTGCTTGCCCGTTTCCACCTTGAAGCGGCGGGCGCCCTCGTTGTTGAGGGTAAACTGCACCACGTTGCCCTCAACCGGGTCGGTATTGGGGCGGGCATCGGTCAGCACTTCGCCGGTAATGATGGGACGCGCATCGAGGACATACAGCGCGCGGAAGCGCTGCGGACCCGTTTCCACC
The DNA window shown above is from Gemmatimonas sp. and carries:
- a CDS encoding UDP-2,3-diacylglucosamine diphosphatase; translation: MLPTPCHILGDVHLGVASAESERRLLRHLRALPGQARSLIIMGDLFDFWFAWRHVMPRTGFRVLAALADLADQEIPVLWIGGNHDCWGGEALQAETGAQYTLEPWRGLIGPWDALLAHGDGLREVEDAPYRRLRRVLRHPWSIAAYSWLHPDFASRLAHASSKTSRKGRARDGGAGLQAVGTAALASTDGPRLTVHGHSHVPTLVRASHGIYANAGAWYLDHQYLRLEDDRAARMQAHDDGTVSLIEQLGRPH
- a CDS encoding RidA family protein, coding for MSLEILHTDDAPKAIGPYAQAVKANGFLFTAGQIPLHPVSMEIVDGDVAAQTEQVLANLSAVLAAAGVTWAEVVKTTCFLRTMDDFAAFNAVYARVLGEARPARSTVAVAGLPRNVSVEVELVAALPTR
- a CDS encoding TatD family hydrolase — translated: MSETPAIMPVASYADSHVHLASTAFTDEVDAVIDRARAAGARALVCIGESPEAAERARAIAARFPGLVHHTCGLHPHDAAQWDPAVHPEAIRDAVRLGAVAVGECGLDYHYDHAPREVQRRTLDAQLALAAELDRPIVLHTREAEDDTRDMLRAAASAGVRGVLHCFTGSASLALAGLDAGWFVSFSGIVTFRNWHDESLLALVPDDRLLVESDAPYLAPIPNRGKRNEPAWVPHTIRRLAAARGSTAEALAALTLRNTQRFFRLPTE
- the secF gene encoding protein translocase subunit SecF; its protein translation is MLRIFHNTKYEFIKHWKLAAGLTVAFIAAGLVTFGITGGVNYSIEFTGGTLMQVQFKQAPDVAVVRGTLDKAGIAGAEIQQYGGPLEYTIRARDEKQVEAQAAGAEGISKQIQTALDQQFGAGNVNIVRTEAVGPKVGSELRSGAATAMLIASLFTLVYLAIRFDWRFGIAAVLATSHDILVTFAFIKLTNLEVSLTVVAAILTLLGYSANDTIIIFDRVRENLRKPHKGMTLAALLDKSINETLPRSIMTHATTLLATLALLLLAGEVIRPFAWVMAFGVFIATFSSIYVAGPILLWIESKYPRNDDSATAMAAKAGKDAAPPSTKGARGTERLAAR
- the secD gene encoding protein translocase subunit SecD, which translates into the protein MANLKYRVLLIVGLFAASAWALFPRTVVERVKRDGVFVYDTVRRVPLKRGLDLQGGMHLTLEVDESKQAVANKSEALDRALKVVRQRIDEFGVSEPVVQKVGNDRIIVELPGIDDPDRAQDVVQKSAFLEFQITDETGALEKATPRFDEIARAAGIAVGSQATGTPAAGDSAKSTSVTSLLTQKSDSAPKDSAAVAGTTGTDSAAAKPVAGGLFANNVQPGQIPGQYIVSETAFPAIDRALQLPALQAAMPPGKVIRWGVVDTVETGPQRFRALYVLDARPIITGEVLTDARPNTDPVEGNVVQFTLNNEGARRFKVETGKHIRDNMAIVLDQKVITAPTLQSAIGRNGQITLGGGTLQAAQDLALVLRAGALPVPLKVAEVRQIGASLGNDSVNKGIFALIAAFGLVLAIMVVYYKLSGALAVAALMLYMVYTMAMLAGFNAVLTLPGLAGFVLSIGIAVDANVLIFERIREELDQGKSVRLAIDEGFRHALSAIVDTSAATILSGMVLYQYGTGPVRGFAVTLVAGLVASLFTAIFVSKTFFLIWLNRSRGTQTLSI